From Chryseobacterium sp. IHB B 17019, one genomic window encodes:
- a CDS encoding voltage-gated chloride channel family protein — protein sequence MSKHPRTLSQKAKFHTRFFFRKYPALPYLFRWLCISLIIGALVGTASAGFLQSLEWVTHFRENHVWLIAFLPVAGFLIGFLYHHLGKDIEAGNNLLIDSIHDPKEIIPFKMAPFVYLGTIVTHLFGGSAGREGTAIQMASAIADQFSKPFKLNKNERKILIISAIAAGFGSVFGTPLAGAVFGLEVFLIGRIRYNAIFPAFVSAILANWATDLWNVKHTHYHIDFIPKLEFLPVLYSVLAGIAFGICAATFSKVIHWAGSVFKSNIKYPPLRPVVGGIIVAAAVFAMGTTRYIGLGIPTIVESFEKQLPLYDFALKMAFTIITLSAGFKGGEVTPLFFIGATLGSALSLFIPLPFGLLAGMGFVAVFAGATNTPLACMLMGIELFGAECGVYVAIACVVSYLISGHTGIYTKQRVGEMKGRD from the coding sequence ATGTCTAAACATCCACGAACTTTAAGCCAAAAAGCAAAATTTCATACCAGATTTTTCTTCAGGAAATATCCTGCTTTACCCTATCTTTTTAGGTGGCTTTGCATTAGTCTTATCATCGGAGCATTAGTGGGAACGGCTTCTGCAGGATTTTTACAGTCGTTGGAATGGGTTACTCATTTCCGGGAAAACCACGTCTGGCTGATTGCATTTTTACCGGTTGCAGGTTTTCTGATTGGGTTTTTATATCATCATCTCGGAAAAGATATTGAGGCTGGAAACAACCTCCTGATCGACAGTATTCATGATCCGAAAGAAATTATTCCTTTTAAAATGGCTCCTTTTGTTTATCTGGGAACCATTGTCACCCACCTTTTCGGGGGTTCTGCAGGGCGTGAAGGAACTGCAATTCAAATGGCGAGCGCAATTGCAGATCAATTTTCCAAACCTTTTAAATTAAATAAAAACGAAAGAAAAATTTTAATCATTTCTGCAATTGCAGCGGGCTTCGGTTCTGTTTTCGGGACACCTTTGGCTGGAGCAGTTTTCGGACTGGAAGTTTTTCTTATTGGCAGAATTCGGTATAATGCAATTTTTCCTGCATTTGTTTCGGCAATCCTCGCGAATTGGGCGACTGATCTTTGGAATGTAAAACATACTCATTATCATATCGATTTTATCCCAAAACTTGAATTTTTGCCTGTTTTATACAGTGTTTTGGCAGGAATTGCTTTTGGGATCTGTGCTGCAACCTTCAGTAAGGTGATTCATTGGGCAGGTTCTGTTTTTAAATCAAATATAAAATATCCTCCGCTTCGTCCTGTTGTTGGCGGGATTATTGTTGCCGCTGCCGTTTTTGCAATGGGAACGACAAGGTATATTGGCTTGGGAATTCCAACCATTGTAGAATCTTTTGAAAAGCAGCTTCCGCTTTATGATTTTGCATTAAAAATGGCTTTTACCATTATCACTCTTTCAGCAGGTTTTAAGGGCGGAGAAGTCACTCCATTATTTTTTATCGGGGCAACTTTGGGAAGCGCATTATCATTGTTTATCCCCTTGCCGTTCGGGTTGTTGGCGGGAATGGGATTTGTAGCGGTCTTTGCCGGAGCAACGAATACTCCACTCGCGTGTATGTTGATGGGAATTGAGTTATTCGGTGCAGAATGTGGGGTTTATGTCGCGATTGCCTGTGTTGTTTCTTACCTTATTTCGGGGCATACCGGGATTTATACTAAGCAGAGAGTTGGAGAAATGAAAGGGAGGGATTGA
- a CDS encoding sugar phosphate isomerase/epimerase family protein encodes MHRKEFIKLSSLGLLGLYSCGVSNVLTNKKPLAIQLYTIRDAVSQNLEKALGKLAELGFTELEIYGYNGTFFGKSSSEFQTILKNLGLKVISSHHTTGILHNDKGTLLNNWEKTVEDLHLIGSKYMVCSYLFPEERTIENYKKLPELFEKSGGTTKKAGIQFAYHNHDFEFEKFDDTRNIYDFILENSSSDLVKMELDLYWISKAGIDPLTYFEKYPKRFPLWHVKDMKAGTKDFAEIGNGIIDFKKIFEAKERAGLKYWFVEQDSSDKDIFESIKMSKKYISENSFFLK; translated from the coding sequence ATGCATAGAAAAGAATTTATAAAATTATCTTCATTAGGACTTTTAGGTCTATATTCTTGCGGTGTTTCTAATGTTTTAACGAATAAAAAACCATTGGCTATTCAATTATATACCATTCGGGATGCTGTTTCTCAAAACCTTGAGAAAGCATTGGGAAAATTGGCTGAATTAGGATTTACAGAACTTGAGATTTATGGTTATAACGGAACTTTCTTTGGGAAAAGCAGCAGTGAATTCCAAACTATTCTGAAAAATCTTGGTTTAAAAGTAATCAGTTCGCACCATACAACCGGAATTCTTCATAATGATAAAGGAACTTTATTAAACAATTGGGAGAAAACCGTTGAAGATTTACATCTTATTGGTTCAAAATATATGGTATGTTCTTATCTTTTCCCAGAAGAAAGAACAATTGAAAATTATAAAAAACTTCCTGAACTGTTTGAAAAATCAGGGGGAACTACAAAAAAAGCGGGAATTCAGTTCGCTTATCACAATCATGATTTTGAGTTTGAAAAATTTGATGATACCAGAAATATTTACGATTTTATTTTAGAAAATTCTTCATCAGATTTGGTTAAAATGGAACTGGATTTATACTGGATTTCAAAAGCAGGCATTGATCCATTAACTTATTTTGAAAAATACCCGAAAAGATTTCCGCTCTGGCACGTGAAAGATATGAAAGCCGGAACAAAAGATTTTGCTGAAATCGGGAACGGAATCATAGATTTTAAAAAGATTTTTGAAGCCAAAGAAAGGGCAGGTTTGAAATATTGGTTTGTGGAGCAGGACTCCAGCGATAAAGATATTTTTGAGAGTATCAAAATGAGTAAAAAGTATATTTCGGAAAATAGTTTCTTTTTAAAATAA
- a CDS encoding acyl-CoA thioesterase codes for MDNKPITFQFISEPSDVNYGGNVHGGSVMKWIDQAGYACATTWSGNYSVTVYVGGIRFYEPIKIGEIVKVEARVIYTGSSSMHISINVFSRNLKQPTFDKKTHCIIVFVAVDENGKKLPVPKWIPESDEDKQQEQYAIRLMELRTQIENEMKPFL; via the coding sequence ATGGATAATAAACCTATTACTTTTCAGTTTATTTCGGAACCTTCAGATGTCAATTATGGAGGAAATGTACATGGAGGAAGCGTCATGAAATGGATTGACCAGGCCGGATATGCCTGTGCTACAACCTGGAGCGGAAATTATTCCGTAACAGTCTATGTTGGCGGGATCCGTTTCTATGAACCGATCAAAATCGGGGAAATTGTAAAGGTAGAAGCAAGAGTTATCTATACAGGTTCGTCCAGTATGCATATTTCGATAAATGTTTTCTCAAGAAATCTGAAACAGCCGACTTTTGATAAAAAAACACATTGCATCATTGTTTTTGTGGCGGTTGACGAAAACGGAAAAAAACTCCCGGTTCCAAAATGGATACCGGAATCCGATGAAGATAAACAGCAGGAACAATATGCTATTCGTCTCATGGAACTCAGAACACAGATTGAAAATGAAATGAAACCGTTTTTATAA
- a CDS encoding arsenate reductase family protein, giving the protein MKKVFYLNTCDTCRKILAQFRLTGWELREIKKEPITKEELDEMYKRAKSYEALFSKKSTQIKLRELDLKALGEEDFKELLLDHYTFLKRPVFLTDNEIFIGSDKETISSLKAFFG; this is encoded by the coding sequence ATGAAGAAAGTATTCTATCTTAATACATGCGACACTTGCAGGAAAATTTTAGCACAATTCAGACTTACCGGCTGGGAACTTCGCGAAATTAAAAAAGAACCGATCACAAAAGAAGAACTGGACGAAATGTACAAAAGAGCAAAGTCTTATGAAGCACTGTTCAGCAAAAAATCGACTCAGATAAAATTGCGTGAGCTTGATTTAAAAGCTCTTGGCGAAGAAGATTTTAAAGAATTATTGCTGGATCATTACACGTTTTTGAAACGACCGGTTTTCCTGACGGATAATGAAATTTTCATTGGAAGTGATAAAGAAACTATCAGTTCATTAAAGGCATTTTTTGGATAG
- the gcvT gene encoding glycine cleavage system aminomethyltransferase GcvT yields the protein MKKTALYDKHVSLGAKIVDFAGFEMPVQYSGVTEEHFAVREKAGLFDVSHMGQFFIEGNGSKELLQFVTTNNIDALENGKAQYSCLPNENGGIVDDLIVYKMEDDKYFVVVNASNIEKDWNHISKYNTFGAKMINASDDMSLLAVQGPKATEILQKLTETNLSEIPYYHFTVGSVAGVSDVIISNTGYTGSGGFEIYFNNESAEKLWDAIMEAGASEGIMPCGLASRDTLRLEKGFCLYGNDIDDTTSPIEAGLGWITKFDKEFISKDTFAKQKEEGITRKLVGFELTDKGVPRHDYPVVDAEGNVIGKVTSGTQSPMKKIGLGLAYVDKPHFKLGSEIFIQVRNKNIPAKVVKAPFV from the coding sequence ATGAAGAAAACAGCATTGTACGACAAACACGTTTCTTTGGGAGCTAAAATCGTAGATTTCGCAGGTTTTGAAATGCCTGTACAATATTCCGGAGTAACGGAAGAGCATTTTGCAGTAAGAGAAAAAGCAGGTTTGTTTGATGTTTCCCACATGGGACAGTTTTTCATCGAAGGTAATGGTTCCAAGGAGCTTTTACAGTTCGTTACGACCAATAATATAGATGCTCTTGAAAACGGAAAAGCTCAATATTCTTGCCTTCCCAACGAAAATGGTGGAATCGTGGACGACCTTATCGTTTACAAAATGGAAGACGATAAATATTTCGTGGTTGTCAATGCTTCAAACATCGAAAAAGACTGGAATCATATATCAAAATATAATACTTTCGGGGCAAAAATGATCAATGCTTCTGATGATATGTCTTTGTTGGCAGTTCAAGGTCCGAAAGCAACTGAAATTCTTCAGAAATTAACAGAAACCAACCTTTCTGAAATTCCTTATTACCACTTTACGGTAGGTTCTGTTGCGGGTGTAAGTGATGTAATTATCTCGAACACGGGCTACACAGGAAGTGGAGGTTTTGAGATTTATTTTAACAATGAATCTGCCGAAAAACTTTGGGATGCTATTATGGAAGCTGGTGCATCCGAGGGAATTATGCCTTGCGGATTGGCTTCCAGAGACACTTTAAGGCTGGAAAAAGGATTCTGCCTTTACGGAAACGATATCGACGATACTACCTCGCCGATTGAAGCCGGACTGGGATGGATCACAAAATTCGATAAAGAATTTATTTCTAAAGATACTTTTGCTAAGCAAAAAGAAGAAGGTATTACCAGAAAATTAGTTGGATTCGAGCTTACCGACAAAGGTGTTCCAAGACACGACTACCCTGTTGTAGACGCAGAAGGAAATGTAATCGGGAAGGTAACTTCAGGAACGCAGTCTCCGATGAAAAAAATCGGTTTGGGATTGGCTTATGTTGATAAGCCTCATTTTAAATTAGGTTCTGAAATTTTCATTCAGGTAAGAAACAAAAATATTCCTGCAAAAGTGGTGAAAGCTCCTTTTGTATAA
- the idi gene encoding isopentenyl-diphosphate Delta-isomerase: MEELVVLVNSEDKVLGLMEKQQAHINGLLHRAFSVFLFNNKGEMLLQKRASGKYHSPLKWTNAVCSHPKNGETYLEGAKRRLMEELGIEAKISEKFNFIYKADVGNGLWEHELDHVFVGTFEDDFNLNKDEVEEVRYISMEDLDKEMIKQPEHFTEWFKIILEEYKHHF; this comes from the coding sequence ATGGAAGAATTGGTGGTTTTAGTAAATTCTGAAGATAAAGTTCTCGGCCTGATGGAAAAGCAGCAGGCTCATATCAATGGCTTATTACACCGTGCTTTTTCAGTTTTTTTATTCAACAATAAAGGTGAAATGCTCTTACAAAAAAGAGCTTCCGGAAAATATCACTCACCTCTAAAATGGACCAATGCGGTCTGTTCACATCCCAAAAACGGGGAAACTTATCTTGAAGGTGCAAAGCGCAGACTCATGGAAGAACTCGGAATTGAGGCGAAAATTTCTGAAAAATTCAATTTTATTTATAAGGCGGATGTTGGAAACGGGCTTTGGGAGCACGAACTTGACCATGTTTTTGTGGGAACTTTTGAAGATGATTTTAATTTAAACAAAGACGAAGTGGAAGAAGTGAGGTACATTTCTATGGAAGACCTTGATAAAGAAATGATTAAGCAACCTGAACATTTCACAGAATGGTTTAAGATCATCTTGGAAGAATATAAACACCATTTTTAA
- a CDS encoding Pr6Pr family membrane protein, with translation MKRILALIFALLGWFAIIMQYYLMLQNSALSFGEMTIRFFSYFTILTNLVVAVYFTFYVVKNPQKTEHSGLLTAITIYILIVGLIYQVLLRSAWSPTGMQKIVDELLHTLIPVLVLFFWFLYESKSGLHYKQIIKWTIYPVTYLLYILLRGSFSGFYPYPFVDVLAIGYPEVLFNSFWILIFFIGLSMLFIRFGKALNK, from the coding sequence ATGAAAAGAATTTTAGCTTTGATCTTTGCACTTCTCGGATGGTTTGCGATTATTATGCAATATTATTTAATGTTGCAAAATTCAGCGCTTTCTTTTGGGGAAATGACAATCAGGTTTTTCAGTTATTTTACGATTCTTACCAATCTGGTCGTTGCCGTTTATTTCACTTTTTATGTTGTTAAAAATCCTCAGAAAACTGAACATTCAGGACTGTTGACTGCAATCACAATTTATATTTTGATTGTCGGATTGATTTATCAGGTTTTGCTTCGTTCAGCCTGGAGCCCGACAGGAATGCAGAAAATTGTGGATGAATTGCTACATACCCTGATTCCGGTTTTAGTCTTATTTTTCTGGTTTTTATATGAAAGTAAAAGTGGCTTGCATTATAAACAGATTATAAAGTGGACAATCTATCCTGTGACTTATCTTTTGTATATCCTTCTCAGAGGGAGTTTTTCAGGTTTTTATCCTTATCCATTTGTAGATGTACTTGCAATTGGTTATCCTGAAGTCTTATTTAATTCTTTCTGGATTTTGATTTTCTTTATTGGTTTGTCGATGCTTTTTATCCGGTTCGGAAAAGCTTTAAATAAATAA
- a CDS encoding LNS2 domain-containing protein, with amino-acid sequence MELEYKNHISPILKDGIKNYLIDIDGTITEDVPNEEPERMVTCEPFPDALETINKWYDEGHQICFFTSRTENLKQITIDWLDKHGFKYHSVLCGKPRGGNYHWIDNHLVRATRYKGKFTDLVEKQVTIEVFKEE; translated from the coding sequence ATGGAATTAGAATACAAAAATCATATTAGCCCGATTCTAAAAGATGGAATTAAAAACTATCTGATTGATATCGACGGAACGATTACAGAAGATGTCCCGAATGAAGAGCCGGAAAGAATGGTAACATGCGAACCGTTTCCGGATGCATTGGAAACCATCAACAAATGGTATGATGAAGGACATCAGATCTGTTTTTTCACTTCAAGAACTGAAAATCTTAAGCAAATCACTATTGATTGGCTGGATAAACATGGATTCAAATACCATAGTGTTTTGTGTGGGAAGCCAAGAGGCGGAAATTACCACTGGATTGATAATCACTTAGTGAGAGCTACCAGATATAAAGGGAAATTCACTGATTTGGTGGAAAAACAAGTAACTATTGAAGTTTTTAAAGAAGAATAA
- a CDS encoding D-2-hydroxyacid dehydrogenase yields the protein MKVLANDGLDQSGINALTEKGFEVITTKVPQELLINYINEHKIRTLLVRSATQVRKDIIDNCPSLEIIGRGGVGMDNIDVDYAREKGIHVINTPSASSESVAELVFAHLFSGARFLQDSNRKMPVIGDTEFANLKKAYAAGIELKGKTIGIVGMGRIGQEVAKIALGLGMRVIAADNNVGKASIKVTFYNNQFINVDIETEPLQDVLKHSDFITLHVPAQKEGYMIGKKEFEMMKDGVAIVNCSRGGVIDETALIEALDSGKVKFAGLDVFINEPTPSKEILNHSKISLTPHTGASTLEAQDRIGLSLAEQISSILQSKN from the coding sequence ATGAAAGTTTTAGCAAACGATGGCCTGGATCAATCCGGCATTAATGCCTTGACGGAGAAAGGTTTTGAAGTAATTACTACAAAAGTTCCGCAGGAGTTATTGATAAATTACATTAATGAGCACAAAATCCGTACACTTTTGGTACGCAGTGCCACACAGGTGAGAAAAGATATTATTGATAACTGTCCGTCTTTGGAAATCATTGGTAGAGGTGGAGTAGGAATGGATAATATTGATGTGGACTATGCCAGGGAAAAGGGAATCCATGTCATCAATACGCCTTCTGCTTCTTCGGAATCGGTTGCTGAGCTGGTTTTTGCGCATTTATTTTCGGGTGCCAGATTTTTGCAGGATTCAAATAGAAAAATGCCAGTAATTGGTGATACGGAATTTGCAAATCTTAAAAAAGCTTATGCAGCAGGGATTGAGTTGAAAGGAAAAACCATCGGTATTGTTGGGATGGGAAGAATTGGGCAGGAGGTTGCAAAAATAGCCTTAGGTCTTGGTATGAGGGTGATTGCAGCTGATAATAATGTTGGAAAAGCAAGCATTAAAGTAACGTTTTACAACAATCAGTTTATCAATGTAGATATAGAAACAGAGCCTCTTCAGGATGTTTTGAAGCATTCGGATTTTATTACTCTTCATGTCCCGGCTCAAAAAGAAGGATACATGATTGGGAAAAAAGAATTTGAAATGATGAAAGACGGCGTTGCGATTGTAAACTGCTCAAGAGGTGGCGTAATTGACGAAACAGCCTTGATTGAAGCTTTGGATTCAGGAAAGGTAAAATTTGCCGGCCTTGATGTTTTTATCAATGAGCCAACCCCGTCAAAGGAGATTCTGAACCACTCGAAAATTTCTTTAACACCACATACAGGAGCCTCAACTTTGGAAGCTCAGGACAGAATCGGGCTTTCATTAGCTGAACAGATTTCAAGCATATTACAGAGTAAAAATTAA
- the mscL gene encoding large conductance mechanosensitive channel protein MscL, which produces MGFLKEFKDFAFKGNVIDLAVGVIIGGAFGKIISSLVADVITPLLLTPALKAAGAEDITKLSWHGVTYGNFLSSVISFFCIAIVLFWIIKGANKISKKHEPTTIEPTEDQKLLMEIRDILKNKNNL; this is translated from the coding sequence ATGGGGTTTTTAAAAGAGTTTAAAGATTTTGCTTTTAAGGGCAATGTGATTGATCTGGCAGTTGGAGTGATTATTGGCGGAGCTTTTGGGAAAATTATTTCGTCACTGGTTGCGGATGTTATTACTCCGTTATTGCTGACTCCGGCCTTAAAAGCAGCTGGGGCGGAAGATATTACAAAGCTTTCCTGGCATGGAGTTACTTATGGCAATTTCTTGTCATCAGTAATCAGTTTTTTCTGTATTGCCATAGTATTGTTCTGGATTATTAAGGGTGCAAATAAGATTTCTAAAAAACACGAACCAACCACCATTGAACCTACTGAAGACCAAAAATTATTAATGGAAATCAGAGATATTCTGAAAAATAAAAATAATTTATAA
- the mscL gene encoding large conductance mechanosensitive channel protein MscL, with translation MGLVKEFKEFAFKGNVLDLAVGVIIGGAFGKIVSSLVEDVITPLLLNPALKAAGAENISKLSWHGVTYGNFLSAVISFFCIAIVLFWIIKGANNIIKKDKAAPAGPTEEQKLLMEIRDILKNKSL, from the coding sequence ATGGGATTAGTTAAAGAATTTAAAGAATTTGCCTTTAAAGGTAATGTCCTTGATCTGGCTGTCGGTGTGATCATTGGCGGGGCCTTCGGAAAAATTGTTTCATCTTTGGTGGAAGATGTGATCACTCCTTTACTGCTCAATCCTGCTTTAAAAGCGGCCGGTGCGGAAAACATCTCAAAACTATCGTGGCATGGAGTTACTTATGGAAATTTTCTTTCTGCTGTGATTAGTTTTTTCTGTATCGCAATTGTTCTTTTCTGGATCATTAAAGGTGCCAATAATATCATTAAAAAAGATAAAGCAGCTCCTGCAGGGCCCACTGAAGAGCAAAAATTATTAATGGAAATTCGAGATATACTTAAAAACAAAAGCCTATAA
- a CDS encoding bifunctional ADP-dependent NAD(P)H-hydrate dehydratase/NAD(P)H-hydrate epimerase, whose protein sequence is MKIFTAEQIRDSDQYTILHEPVSSIQLMERAAQACVDWISEHCKNHRNFAVFCGRGNNGGDGFAIAKMLYLKGFDVDVFTDPKAKFSTDANVNFKDVKEISGISIKDFKEAKLYRFDSRTVIIDALLGTGLSRKLEGELKDLIDFLNSKNNAKISVDIPSGLFADEISEDSTVFKADYTLSFQFWKKSFLHPETGKYTGKVEILNINLHEEYISETETNNFVINDKVIKNIFKPRRDFSHKGTYGKAILAGGSYGKIGAAVLSTKSALKTGAGLTFTLAPKCGYEILQTSCPEAMFLEGGTDYIDNFDVDENAVCGIGPGLGTNAQTVKSFLQFLKKYSKPLVLDADALNIISQDQKNLKLIPKKSIITPHPKEFERLFGKTGDSFERLELARKKAHELEIYIVLKDHHTQVITPEGNVFYNITGNSGLAKGGSGDILTGILTSFLAQNYSEEETAVLGVWFHGKAAEFASEKYSKESMLPTDVINEFGKVFEELNSMVVKKL, encoded by the coding sequence ATGAAAATTTTCACAGCAGAACAAATTCGGGATTCTGATCAATATACTATTTTGCATGAGCCGGTTTCTTCGATCCAATTAATGGAAAGAGCAGCACAAGCCTGTGTTGACTGGATTTCGGAGCACTGTAAAAACCACAGAAACTTTGCAGTTTTCTGCGGCCGGGGAAACAACGGTGGGGATGGTTTTGCGATTGCAAAAATGCTTTATCTAAAAGGTTTTGATGTGGATGTTTTTACTGATCCTAAAGCAAAATTTTCTACGGATGCAAATGTTAACTTTAAAGATGTTAAGGAGATTTCAGGAATATCAATTAAAGACTTTAAAGAAGCTAAACTTTATCGTTTTGATAGCAGAACGGTTATTATTGACGCTCTTTTAGGAACAGGACTGTCCAGAAAATTAGAAGGAGAATTAAAGGATTTGATTGATTTTTTAAATTCTAAAAACAATGCCAAGATTTCTGTAGATATCCCTTCCGGATTATTTGCAGATGAAATTTCGGAGGATTCTACTGTTTTTAAGGCAGATTATACATTAAGCTTCCAGTTTTGGAAAAAGAGTTTTCTTCATCCCGAAACGGGAAAATATACCGGAAAAGTTGAAATTTTAAATATTAATTTACACGAAGAGTATATCTCTGAGACAGAAACAAATAATTTCGTGATTAATGATAAAGTCATTAAAAATATTTTTAAGCCAAGACGGGATTTTTCACATAAAGGAACATATGGAAAAGCGATTCTTGCAGGTGGAAGCTACGGTAAAATAGGAGCTGCAGTTCTATCCACAAAATCCGCACTGAAAACCGGAGCCGGCCTTACTTTTACACTTGCCCCGAAATGTGGATACGAAATTCTGCAAACTTCCTGTCCGGAAGCCATGTTCCTTGAAGGTGGAACTGATTATATTGACAATTTCGATGTTGATGAAAACGCAGTTTGTGGGATAGGACCGGGTTTAGGTACAAATGCTCAAACAGTGAAAAGTTTTCTTCAATTTTTAAAAAAGTATTCCAAACCATTGGTTTTAGATGCAGATGCTCTGAATATTATTTCTCAGGATCAAAAGAATTTAAAGTTAATTCCTAAAAAGTCAATTATAACGCCTCATCCCAAAGAATTTGAAAGATTATTCGGAAAAACTGGAGATTCATTTGAAAGGCTGGAACTGGCCAGAAAAAAAGCACATGAGCTTGAGATTTATATTGTTTTAAAGGATCATCATACACAAGTCATTACACCGGAAGGAAATGTTTTTTACAATATTACCGGAAATTCCGGGTTGGCAAAAGGTGGGAGCGGGGATATTTTGACGGGAATTCTTACTTCTTTTTTAGCTCAAAATTATTCCGAAGAAGAGACTGCTGTCCTCGGTGTGTGGTTTCATGGAAAAGCTGCAGAATTTGCTTCTGAAAAATATTCTAAAGAATCTATGCTTCCAACGGATGTTATTAATGAATTTGGGAAAGTTTTTGAAGAATTAAATAGCATGGTCGTGAAAAAGTTATAA
- the lgt gene encoding prolipoprotein diacylglyceryl transferase translates to MWDPSKGIELGPITLHFYSLMFIFAFGFGYILMNKIFKIDNVNHKYLEPLFTWTLIGTILGARMGHVIFYQPELFKEDFWSVFLPISTKNGLKFTGFSGLASHGATIALIFTTLYYSFKIIKKNPFWVYDRLGIVVSLGGAFVRLGNFFNSEIIGKPVDPNSPFALLFPQQSSEYGVTIPRYPSQMFEAVGYVCLFVLLWILYRKTNKKYQQGWLFGLFFVILWAIRFFVEFLKEPQGDEFIQIGGLNTGQVLSIPFMVAGVVIMIISKKFKITQAENEKPE, encoded by the coding sequence ATCTGGGATCCTTCAAAAGGAATTGAATTAGGGCCAATTACGCTGCATTTCTATAGTTTAATGTTCATTTTTGCATTTGGTTTTGGATATATTTTAATGAATAAAATTTTCAAAATCGACAATGTTAACCATAAATATCTAGAGCCTCTTTTCACCTGGACTTTGATTGGGACAATTCTTGGAGCAAGAATGGGACACGTTATTTTCTATCAGCCGGAATTATTCAAGGAGGATTTTTGGAGCGTATTTTTACCGATAAGTACTAAAAATGGATTGAAATTTACAGGCTTTTCAGGACTTGCAAGCCATGGAGCTACCATCGCTTTGATTTTCACCACTTTATATTATTCATTTAAAATTATTAAGAAAAATCCGTTCTGGGTTTACGACAGATTGGGAATTGTAGTCTCTCTGGGTGGAGCTTTCGTAAGATTGGGGAACTTTTTCAATTCAGAAATCATCGGAAAACCGGTAGATCCCAACTCACCTTTTGCATTGCTTTTCCCGCAACAGAGCAGCGAATATGGAGTAACGATTCCGCGCTATCCATCGCAAATGTTTGAGGCAGTAGGCTATGTTTGCCTGTTTGTTTTGCTATGGATTTTGTATAGAAAAACAAACAAAAAATATCAGCAGGGATGGCTATTTGGGCTATTTTTCGTTATCCTTTGGGCAATCAGATTCTTTGTTGAATTCTTGAAAGAACCACAAGGCGATGAATTCATTCAGATTGGAGGATTAAATACAGGACAGGTTCTTTCTATCCCTTTCATGGTCGCAGGAGTTGTCATTATGATTATTTCCAAAAAATTCAAAATCACTCAGGCGGAGAATGAAAAACCTGAATAG
- the yidD gene encoding membrane protein insertion efficiency factor YidD has translation MKLTFNKIITFPLVILIRFYQWFISPLLPKNCRYEPTCSHYMVEALRVHGIFKGFWLGVKRISKCHPWGGSGYDPVPPKK, from the coding sequence TTGAAACTTACATTCAATAAAATCATTACTTTTCCTTTGGTAATTTTAATCAGATTTTACCAATGGTTTATCTCGCCTTTACTTCCCAAAAACTGTCGTTATGAACCTACCTGTTCACATTATATGGTGGAAGCATTGCGGGTTCACGGGATTTTTAAGGGATTTTGGCTGGGAGTGAAAAGAATTTCAAAATGTCACCCGTGGGGAGGAAGCGGCTATGATCCTGTTCCACCAAAAAAATAA